Proteins from one Enterobacter bugandensis genomic window:
- the aat gene encoding leucyl/phenylalanyl-tRNA--protein transferase: MRLVQLSRHNIAFPSPEGALREPNGLLALGGDLSPARLLMAYQRGIFPWFSPGDPILWWSPDPRAVLWPAQFHLSRSMKRFHAKSPYRVTLNHAFGQVIEGCAEDRHEGTWITRDIVNAYHQLHELGYAHSIEVWEKGELVGGMYGVAQGTLFCGESMFSRAVNASKTALLVFCEAFAQRGGRLIDCQVLNEHTASLGAVDIPRRQYIEHLDACRQEKLPRDFWIPRTLFMPNA; this comes from the coding sequence CCAACGGGCTGCTGGCCCTTGGCGGTGACCTTAGCCCTGCGCGGCTATTAATGGCCTACCAGCGCGGCATCTTCCCGTGGTTTTCTCCCGGCGACCCGATTTTATGGTGGTCTCCCGACCCGCGCGCCGTGCTGTGGCCAGCGCAGTTCCATCTGAGCCGCAGCATGAAGCGTTTCCATGCTAAATCCCCGTATCGCGTCACGCTGAATCACGCCTTTGGGCAGGTGATCGAAGGCTGTGCCGAAGATCGCCATGAAGGGACGTGGATCACCCGCGATATCGTCAACGCTTACCACCAGCTCCATGAGCTTGGCTACGCCCACTCCATTGAGGTCTGGGAAAAGGGGGAACTGGTTGGCGGCATGTACGGCGTGGCGCAAGGGACGCTGTTTTGCGGCGAATCGATGTTCTCCCGTGCGGTTAACGCCTCGAAAACCGCGCTGCTGGTCTTCTGCGAGGCCTTTGCCCAGCGCGGCGGACGCCTGATCGATTGTCAGGTGCTGAACGAGCACACGGCCTCTCTCGGTGCAGTTGACATCCCGCGACGACAGTATATCGAGCATCTTGACGCCTGCCGTCAGGAGAAGCTCCCACGCGACTTCTGGATCCCCAGAACGCTCTTTATGCCCAATGCTTAA